A DNA window from Ictalurus furcatus strain D&B chromosome 22, Billie_1.0, whole genome shotgun sequence contains the following coding sequences:
- the kctd10 gene encoding BTB/POZ domain-containing adapter for CUL3-mediated RhoA degradation protein 3: protein MEEMSGESAVSSAVPAATTRTTSFKGSSPSSKYVKLNVGGALYYTTMQTLTKQDTMLKAMFSGRMEVLTDSEGWILIDRCGKHFGTVLNYLRDGVVPLPESRRETEELLAEAKYYLVQGLVDECQAALQNKDAYEPFCKVPLVTSPKEEQKLIATSNKPTVKLLYNRSNNKYSYTSNSDDNMLKNIELFDKLSLRFNGRVLFIKDVIGDEICCWSFYGQGRKIAEVCCTSIVYATEKKQTKVEFPEARIYEETLNILLYECQDGRGPDNALLEATGGAAGRSHHLDEDEERERVDRVRRIHVKRPDDRTHHHQ, encoded by the exons ATG gaagagaTGTCAGGAGAGAGTGCTGTGAGCTCGGCTGTGCCGGCCGCGACGACCCGGACCACCTCGTTCAAGGGGTCGAGTCCGAGCTCCAAGTACGTGAAGCTGAACGTGGGCGGAGCTCTTTACTACACCACCATGCAGACCCTCACCAAGCAGGACACCATGCTGAAGGCCATGTTCAGCGGCCGCATGGAGGTGCTCACCGACAGCGAAG GCTGGATCCTGATCGACCGATGCGGGAAACACTTCGGCACCGTGCTGAATTACCTGCGTGACGGCGTGGTGCCTCTGCccgagagcaggagagagacagaggagctGCTGGCTGAAGCCAAGTACTACCTGGTGCAGGGGTTAGTGGACGAGTGTCAGGCCGCGCTGCAG AACAAAGATGCCTACGAGCCCTTCTGCAAAGTGCCGTTAGTGACCTCCCCTAAAGAAGAGCAGAAGCTCATCGCCACGTCAAATAAG CCTACCGTTAAACTCCTGTACAACAGAAGCAACAATAAGTACTCCTACACCAG TAACTCGGACGACAACATGCTGAAGAACATCGAGCTGTTCGATAAGCTCTCGCTGCGCTTTAACGGCCGCGTGCTCTTCATTAAAGACGTGATCGGAGACGAGATCTGCTGCTGGTCGTTTTACGGCCAGGGCAGGAAGATCGCCGAGGTGTGCTGCACCTCCATCGTCTACGCCACGGAGAAGAAGCAGACCAAG GTGGAGTTCCCCGAGGCACGGATCTACGAGGAGACGCTGAACATCCTGCTGTACGAGTGTCAGGACGGCCGCGGGCCCGACAACGCTCTGCTGGAGGCGACAGGGGGCGCTGCGGGACGCTCGCACCATCTGGACGAGGACGAGGAGCGCGAACGAGTCGACCGTGTGCGCAGGATCCACGTCAAGCGACCTGACGACCGCACGCATCACCACCAGTGA